In a single window of the Pyrococcus sp. NA2 genome:
- a CDS encoding polyprenyl synthetase family protein — translation MVSYDELFERIREKAKFVDEKLFEIIPEKEPKVLYEAARHYPLAGGKRVRPFVVLTSTEAVGGDWRKALYPAVAIELIHNYSLVHDDIMDMDETRRGKPTVHRVWGINMAILAGDLLFSKAFEAISRAEVPPEKKAKILETIVLASNELCEGQAMDLEFENREAVTIEEYMNMVSGKTGALFEASAKIGGIVGSESEEYINALARWGRNVGIAFQIWDDVLDLIADEKKLGKPVGSDIRKGKKTLIVAHFFENADEKAKERFLKVFGKYAGDVRGSGIIEEDVKAEVMEAIELLKEYGSIDYAAKVAKELVDKANEALSILPESKARRDLELLANFIVEREY, via the coding sequence CTGGTGAGCTACGATGAACTATTTGAAAGAATAAGGGAGAAAGCTAAATTCGTTGACGAAAAGTTGTTTGAGATTATTCCTGAGAAAGAACCGAAGGTGTTGTACGAAGCGGCAAGACATTACCCTCTGGCCGGAGGCAAGAGAGTTAGGCCCTTTGTAGTATTAACTTCAACTGAAGCTGTTGGAGGAGATTGGAGAAAGGCCCTTTATCCGGCGGTTGCCATAGAATTAATCCATAACTATTCTCTTGTTCACGATGATATAATGGATATGGATGAAACAAGGAGGGGTAAGCCCACCGTTCATAGGGTATGGGGAATAAATATGGCAATACTTGCTGGGGATCTACTCTTTAGCAAGGCCTTTGAAGCGATATCCAGGGCTGAGGTTCCACCAGAGAAGAAAGCTAAAATCCTTGAGACCATAGTTTTAGCTTCAAACGAGCTTTGTGAAGGACAGGCTATGGATTTAGAATTCGAGAATAGGGAGGCGGTAACAATAGAAGAATACATGAACATGGTTAGTGGAAAAACTGGGGCTTTATTCGAAGCCTCGGCGAAAATTGGAGGGATAGTTGGAAGTGAAAGTGAGGAATACATAAACGCTCTTGCGAGATGGGGTAGAAATGTAGGAATAGCCTTTCAGATATGGGATGACGTTCTCGATCTGATAGCCGATGAGAAGAAGCTTGGAAAGCCTGTAGGGAGTGACATAAGGAAGGGTAAGAAGACCTTAATAGTTGCTCACTTCTTTGAGAACGCAGATGAAAAAGCCAAGGAGAGATTCCTAAAGGTCTTTGGAAAGTATGCTGGGGACGTTAGGGGAAGTGGCATAATAGAGGAAGATGTGAAAGCGGAGGTTATGGAAGCAATAGAATTATTAAAGGAGTATGGAAGCATAGATTATGCAGCTAAAGTCGCCAAAGAACTTGTAGATAAGGCAAATGAAGCGTTAAGCATCCTTCCAGAGAGTAAAGCCAGGAGAGATCTTGAGTTACTTGCCAATTTCATTGTTGAGAGGGAGTATTGA
- a CDS encoding flavin reductase family protein: MEGYRLLYPMRTYLIVSGHDNEANIMAADWVTVVSFDPFLVGVAIAPKRTTHRLIKKYGEFVVSVPSLEMLRDVWIAGTKKGPSKLKDMNVTLIPSKKVGVPSIREALANLECKVVDARDYGDHTFFVGEVVDYTYNEEAFKNGKPNLDFKFLAHVSWSEFVTFSREIHRSE; this comes from the coding sequence ATGGAGGGGTATAGACTACTTTATCCGATGAGGACTTACTTGATAGTATCGGGGCACGATAATGAGGCAAACATCATGGCTGCAGACTGGGTGACGGTAGTCTCATTTGACCCATTCTTAGTGGGAGTTGCGATAGCCCCAAAGAGAACCACTCACAGACTTATAAAGAAGTATGGGGAATTCGTGGTCAGTGTCCCGAGCCTTGAAATGCTCAGGGATGTGTGGATAGCCGGGACGAAGAAAGGGCCTTCAAAGCTAAAAGACATGAACGTGACATTAATCCCCTCCAAAAAGGTGGGAGTGCCAAGCATAAGGGAGGCCTTAGCAAACTTGGAGTGTAAAGTTGTAGATGCCAGGGATTATGGGGATCACACATTCTTCGTTGGAGAGGTTGTTGATTACACATATAATGAGGAGGCATTCAAGAATGGAAAACCAAACTTAGACTTTAAGTTCCTAGCTCATGTTTCCTGGTCAGAATTCGTGACCTTCTCCAGGGAAATTCACAGAAGTGAGTAG
- a CDS encoding PDGLE domain-containing protein: protein MKQVIKGLIIIAIFLALFLPLASSNPDGLETTMEKLGLKEKPMYQAPLDYGETWLQSTAMGIVGIMITFMVAYGISRVVKKGI, encoded by the coding sequence GTGAAGCAGGTTATTAAAGGATTAATCATCATAGCTATCTTCCTTGCCCTATTCCTTCCTCTAGCCTCAAGTAACCCAGACGGATTAGAAACAACAATGGAAAAGCTCGGACTTAAAGAAAAGCCCATGTATCAGGCACCTCTTGACTATGGTGAAACTTGGCTTCAAAGTACTGCTATGGGTATAGTAGGAATAATGATAACGTTTATGGTAGCTTATGGTATTTCAAGAGTTGTAAAGAAGGGGATCTGA
- a CDS encoding carbon starvation protein A: MNSTVIILVAGIIYVSFYFMYGKGLQNKVVKADPNRPTPAHKLYDGVDYVPAHPLVLYGHHFASIAGAGPIVGPAVAMAWGWIPALLWVWFGNAFIGAVHDYLALMSSVRYDGKSIQWIAGKLMSKRTSMAFELYVWFALLLVIAAFAAVIAGIFVKTPGAATASILFLIIAVILGWLLYKVQVNFKVGTLIGIILLILAIYIGFKFPIVASAKVWYIFLGIYVIVASSLPVWVLLQPRDYLNAYILWFGLALGGLAFFVIGFKGLGAFTAPGFTTFSAHVVGGKPSPFWPTVPLVIACGALSGFHSLVGSGTSSKQLDNELHGLLVGYGGMFTEGFLSTIVISSIAVYGFQVFHNAGIGITAETWARAYAPLVAAKSIDSGLLQKLGVAALETFKNGTVIGKVGIFATSYAYGLRDAFGIDPKLGALFASLWVSAFALTTLDTATRLGRFAWQEIIEMVKGPEILRNKWIASFILVALGIALAWKGSWLIIWPAFSGMNQMLASIAMMTASIWVAKIQRPGGLWKWAVLIPALFLWVTVTAALLWFLIYVGRANVWVSIITIIGLALNFLLVIDWYRAWKKPAEEYQAAPA; the protein is encoded by the coding sequence ATGAACTCCACCGTTATAATTCTTGTTGCAGGGATAATATATGTCAGTTTTTATTTTATGTACGGTAAAGGACTGCAAAACAAAGTCGTCAAGGCCGATCCAAACAGGCCAACACCAGCACACAAGCTCTATGATGGTGTTGATTACGTTCCCGCACACCCATTGGTTCTCTATGGACACCACTTCGCAAGCATAGCTGGAGCGGGGCCAATAGTAGGCCCTGCCGTTGCCATGGCTTGGGGATGGATTCCTGCATTACTCTGGGTCTGGTTTGGTAACGCATTCATAGGTGCTGTGCACGATTACCTAGCCCTAATGTCATCAGTAAGGTACGATGGCAAATCAATCCAGTGGATAGCCGGCAAGCTCATGAGCAAAAGGACGAGCATGGCATTTGAGCTCTATGTCTGGTTTGCATTGCTTCTTGTGATAGCAGCTTTTGCAGCAGTTATAGCTGGAATCTTCGTTAAGACGCCTGGAGCAGCTACAGCATCAATATTGTTCTTGATAATAGCTGTAATACTCGGATGGTTACTGTACAAGGTTCAGGTGAACTTCAAGGTTGGAACTTTAATTGGGATAATACTACTGATTCTAGCGATCTACATCGGATTCAAATTCCCAATAGTTGCAAGTGCAAAGGTATGGTACATATTCCTGGGAATATATGTCATCGTTGCATCATCACTTCCAGTGTGGGTTCTCCTACAGCCAAGAGATTATCTCAATGCATATATACTTTGGTTCGGTTTGGCCTTGGGAGGTCTAGCATTCTTCGTAATAGGGTTCAAGGGATTGGGAGCCTTTACAGCTCCTGGATTCACAACGTTCAGTGCACACGTGGTCGGAGGAAAGCCATCGCCATTCTGGCCCACGGTACCGCTAGTGATTGCATGTGGAGCATTGAGCGGATTCCACTCATTAGTTGGTTCTGGTACATCATCGAAGCAACTTGACAACGAGCTTCATGGACTACTAGTTGGCTATGGTGGAATGTTCACTGAGGGATTCTTGTCAACGATAGTGATCTCCTCAATAGCAGTCTATGGATTTCAGGTGTTCCACAATGCGGGAATAGGAATAACCGCTGAAACATGGGCCAGGGCCTATGCTCCTCTTGTCGCTGCAAAATCGATAGACTCAGGATTATTGCAGAAGCTAGGTGTCGCGGCACTTGAGACGTTCAAGAATGGAACGGTAATTGGAAAAGTCGGAATATTTGCAACTAGCTATGCATACGGACTGCGCGATGCTTTCGGAATTGATCCAAAGCTGGGAGCTCTCTTTGCAAGCCTTTGGGTTTCGGCATTCGCGTTAACAACGCTTGACACGGCAACGAGGCTAGGCAGATTCGCGTGGCAAGAGATAATTGAGATGGTCAAGGGGCCAGAGATCCTCAGAAACAAGTGGATTGCATCCTTCATTCTCGTCGCTCTCGGAATAGCCCTAGCATGGAAGGGAAGCTGGCTAATCATTTGGCCAGCTTTCAGTGGAATGAACCAGATGCTAGCGAGTATAGCAATGATGACCGCCTCGATTTGGGTGGCAAAGATTCAAAGACCTGGAGGGCTTTGGAAGTGGGCAGTGTTGATTCCAGCACTCTTCCTCTGGGTCACTGTAACGGCAGCATTACTATGGTTCCTCATCTACGTCGGAAGAGCTAACGTCTGGGTCAGCATAATAACTATAATAGGACTAGCCCTGAACTTCCTTCTAGTGATTGACTGGTACAGGGCATGGAAGAAGCCTGCAGAAGAATATCAGGCCGCTCCCGCCTGA
- a CDS encoding NAD(+) kinase: protein MKFGIVARRDKEEALKLAYRVYDYLKVKGYEVIVDSETHKHFPYFRDEDVARLEDFDVDFIIAIGGDGTILRIEHKTKKDIPILSINMGTLGFLTEVEPSETFFAINRLLRGEYYIDERIKLRTYIDGEARIPDALNEVAILTGIPGKIIHLRYYVDGGLADEVRADGLVVATPTGSTGYAMSAGGPFVDPRLDVIIVTPLLPLPKTSVPMIIPGYSTIEIEFVTKREVILAVDGQYYEHISPDVEITIKKSPRKTKFVRFTKEIYPKYTMRIKERH from the coding sequence ATGAAATTTGGCATAGTTGCAAGAAGGGATAAGGAGGAAGCCCTTAAGCTTGCCTACAGGGTTTACGATTACCTCAAGGTTAAAGGTTATGAGGTTATAGTTGATTCTGAGACCCATAAGCACTTTCCATATTTCAGAGATGAAGATGTTGCAAGGCTTGAGGACTTTGATGTTGACTTTATAATAGCCATTGGAGGAGATGGGACAATTTTAAGGATAGAACACAAAACCAAGAAGGATATTCCCATATTAAGCATAAACATGGGAACTCTCGGATTTTTAACGGAGGTAGAACCTTCAGAAACATTTTTTGCTATAAATAGACTCTTAAGAGGGGAGTATTATATAGATGAGAGGATAAAGCTCAGAACCTACATTGATGGGGAGGCTAGAATCCCGGATGCATTGAATGAGGTTGCAATACTAACCGGAATTCCAGGGAAGATAATTCATCTGAGATATTACGTTGATGGCGGATTAGCTGATGAGGTTAGGGCAGATGGACTGGTTGTCGCGACACCAACTGGTTCAACAGGATACGCGATGTCAGCTGGAGGTCCATTTGTCGATCCTAGACTTGACGTAATAATAGTAACTCCCCTCTTGCCCCTTCCAAAGACCTCCGTTCCAATGATAATTCCCGGATACTCGACGATTGAAATTGAGTTCGTTACGAAAAGGGAAGTGATACTTGCTGTTGATGGCCAATATTATGAGCACATATCTCCTGATGTTGAGATTACAATTAAGAAGAGTCCCAGGAAGACGAAATTTGTTCGCTTCACAAAGGAGATATATCCAAAGTACACTATGAGAATAAAGGAAAGGCATTAG
- a CDS encoding ArsA family ATPase produces the protein MKEFLKPVDGFRVIFVIGKGGVGKTTTSASLSVALARKGYKTLVVSLDPAHNLGDVFMEKLNNKPREIMENLYASELDMEGMIKEYLEHLEKTMKMMYRYLTVINLEKYFEVLRYSPGIEEYATLEAIREILLEGDEWDVIVFDTPPTGLTLRVLALPKISLIWTDKLIELRRKILERRRAIEKIQGERRFVVDGKEIRLASREEEDAVMRELNAYREEIMFVYNVLTNPKRTAVIAVMNPEMLSLYETKRAYESLREFKIPFNMIVINKIVRMEIPEIKGKIRTQEKIISEVKKTFKNVEIIEIPMFQEEPRGIEWLEKVGGMIIGDH, from the coding sequence TTGAAGGAGTTTTTAAAACCAGTTGACGGTTTCAGGGTCATTTTTGTTATAGGGAAAGGAGGTGTGGGAAAAACAACTACAAGTGCCTCATTATCTGTTGCTCTGGCAAGAAAAGGATACAAAACCTTAGTTGTCTCACTGGATCCAGCCCACAATCTTGGTGACGTATTTATGGAGAAGCTTAACAATAAGCCCAGGGAAATAATGGAGAATCTCTATGCGAGTGAACTTGACATGGAGGGAATGATTAAAGAGTATTTGGAGCATTTAGAAAAGACCATGAAAATGATGTACCGTTATCTAACTGTGATAAACCTCGAAAAGTATTTTGAAGTGCTAAGATATTCTCCTGGCATTGAAGAATACGCAACGCTTGAAGCAATAAGAGAGATTCTGCTCGAGGGAGATGAGTGGGATGTAATAGTGTTTGACACGCCACCAACGGGGTTAACTCTCAGAGTTTTGGCCTTGCCAAAAATATCCCTAATATGGACTGACAAGCTGATCGAATTGAGAAGGAAAATACTCGAAAGGAGACGGGCCATAGAGAAAATTCAAGGCGAAAGAAGATTCGTTGTGGATGGAAAAGAGATAAGGCTTGCAAGTAGGGAGGAAGAAGATGCCGTGATGAGGGAACTAAATGCCTATAGAGAAGAGATAATGTTCGTTTACAATGTTCTAACGAATCCTAAAAGAACAGCTGTTATTGCAGTTATGAATCCTGAAATGCTTTCCCTCTATGAAACAAAGAGAGCCTACGAAAGCCTAAGAGAGTTTAAAATACCATTCAACATGATAGTGATCAATAAGATAGTCAGGATGGAAATTCCGGAGATAAAAGGGAAGATAAGGACCCAAGAAAAGATAATCTCCGAAGTCAAGAAGACATTCAAAAATGTTGAAATCATTGAGATTCCCATGTTCCAAGAAGAACCCAGGGGGATTGAATGGCTTGAGAAAGTTGGAGGTATGATAATTGGAGATCACTGA
- a CDS encoding iron-sulfur cluster assembly protein, which produces MEITELLKNVKNPFTERDIVSEGLISKVMVENKKIIIFVAFSRFTPRKPAPMAMVWPLQARIVKDIVKALRGYDIEIIDDMTFQRYYPIEEGEE; this is translated from the coding sequence TTGGAGATCACTGAGTTACTTAAAAATGTAAAAAATCCATTCACAGAGAGGGATATAGTCTCCGAGGGATTGATAAGTAAAGTCATGGTGGAAAACAAGAAGATAATAATATTCGTAGCATTCTCAAGGTTCACACCAAGAAAACCAGCCCCTATGGCAATGGTATGGCCACTTCAGGCAAGGATAGTGAAGGATATTGTAAAGGCACTCAGGGGTTATGATATTGAAATAATAGATGATATGACATTTCAAAGGTATTATCCGATTGAGGAGGGTGAGGAATGA
- a CDS encoding homoserine dehydrogenase — translation MKVKISIFGFGTVGRALAEIIAESPRIYNIELQVISITDRSGTIWGDFDILEAKEVKESTGKLSSMGDYEVYNFTPQELIEEVRPDILVDVSSWDGAFKLYEFALKEGVSIVTSNKPPIAEHYKELIDMARENKVGIFFESTVMAGTPIIGLLRENLLGERIEEIKAVLNASTTFILTSMEKGMSLDEAVKEAKSLGILEEDPSKDIDGIDAYYKARILHWVSYGEPPEEEERIGIREVRDARNVRLVAEISRGRVKVMPRKLESESPLLVSGVMNAAIIKTNNLEVVLKGPGGGGRVTASGVFTDIIKAALKFPNLR, via the coding sequence ATGAAAGTCAAAATTTCAATTTTTGGATTTGGAACCGTTGGAAGAGCTCTGGCTGAAATTATAGCAGAGAGTCCGAGAATTTATAACATCGAACTTCAAGTTATATCAATAACAGACAGAAGTGGCACGATTTGGGGAGACTTTGACATTCTTGAGGCCAAGGAAGTTAAGGAATCAACGGGAAAACTAAGTAGCATGGGAGATTATGAGGTGTATAACTTCACACCCCAGGAACTCATTGAGGAAGTTAGACCAGATATACTTGTGGATGTAAGTAGTTGGGACGGGGCATTCAAACTTTACGAATTTGCCCTCAAAGAGGGTGTGAGCATCGTCACTAGCAACAAACCTCCAATAGCCGAACACTATAAGGAATTAATTGACATGGCCAGAGAAAATAAGGTAGGTATATTCTTCGAGTCAACTGTAATGGCTGGAACTCCAATAATTGGACTGCTAAGAGAGAATTTACTTGGGGAGAGAATAGAAGAGATTAAAGCAGTCCTTAATGCAAGCACAACCTTCATACTTACAAGTATGGAGAAGGGAATGAGTTTAGATGAAGCCGTAAAAGAGGCAAAATCCCTTGGAATCCTTGAGGAGGATCCATCAAAGGATATAGATGGAATAGATGCTTATTATAAAGCTAGGATATTGCATTGGGTTTCCTATGGAGAACCTCCAGAGGAGGAGGAAAGAATTGGCATTAGAGAAGTAAGAGACGCTAGAAATGTTAGACTTGTGGCCGAAATCTCGAGGGGCAGAGTCAAAGTTATGCCGAGAAAACTCGAGAGTGAAAGTCCTCTGCTCGTATCTGGAGTGATGAATGCAGCTATAATAAAGACGAATAACTTAGAAGTTGTTCTAAAAGGACCTGGGGGAGGAGGAAGGGTAACTGCTAGTGGTGTCTTTACAGACATAATAAAGGCAGCACTTAAGTTTCCTAACTTACGCTAA
- a CDS encoding 5-methyltetrahydropteroyltriglutamate--homocysteine methyltransferase: MIVPALIGSLPRPVGLAKKIEQYLIGRLSEEKLEEAYRAYTKKAFENLKRANIKIITDGLYRWDDIFNPLIRYIDGIEVNGLFKFYENNFFYRSPVVKGDLSLKENPIPEWIKIAQEIREEVYPEATLKAVLPGPVTLAYHSINEYYKTLDELVEAYKGVIGELMKELDVQIVELQEPALAAELSKATREVEEHVSKDVAKSAIEDLARIKKLWVVTYFGTPQVIPKGVILNVDLVEGELPEGVEGEVGLGIVNARETKMERADRLRDKLRKYMNRFEKIYVTPNTLLDFLPESVAWRKLKLLGKLGGE, encoded by the coding sequence ATGATAGTTCCAGCCTTGATAGGTAGTCTTCCAAGACCAGTTGGATTAGCAAAGAAGATAGAGCAGTACCTAATAGGGAGGCTCAGCGAAGAGAAGCTCGAGGAAGCTTACAGAGCCTACACTAAGAAGGCTTTTGAGAACCTAAAGAGGGCCAATATAAAGATAATAACCGACGGTCTCTATCGCTGGGATGACATCTTTAACCCGCTGATAAGATACATTGACGGGATTGAAGTCAATGGACTCTTCAAGTTCTACGAGAACAACTTCTTCTATCGCTCACCAGTAGTTAAAGGAGATCTATCCTTAAAAGAGAATCCAATTCCAGAATGGATAAAGATAGCCCAGGAAATAAGAGAGGAAGTGTATCCAGAGGCAACTCTAAAGGCTGTACTTCCTGGACCAGTTACTCTCGCGTACCACTCAATAAATGAGTATTACAAAACCTTGGATGAACTCGTTGAGGCATACAAGGGAGTCATAGGAGAATTAATGAAGGAGCTCGATGTTCAGATAGTAGAGCTTCAAGAGCCAGCTCTAGCAGCTGAGTTGTCCAAGGCAACTAGAGAAGTTGAAGAGCACGTAAGTAAAGATGTTGCAAAGTCAGCGATCGAGGACCTTGCAAGGATAAAGAAGCTCTGGGTGGTGACATATTTTGGAACCCCTCAAGTGATTCCAAAGGGAGTTATTCTAAACGTCGATCTTGTAGAGGGAGAGCTACCTGAAGGCGTGGAAGGCGAAGTTGGACTCGGAATCGTGAACGCAAGGGAAACAAAGATGGAACGAGCTGACAGACTGAGAGATAAGCTTAGGAAATACATGAACAGATTTGAAAAGATCTACGTAACACCGAACACCTTGCTTGACTTCCTACCTGAAAGCGTCGCCTGGAGAAAATTAAAGTTACTTGGAAAGCTTGGAGGTGAGTGA
- a CDS encoding methionine synthase: MELPILPTSVIGSYPKPRWLLRMYKLRDLGKIPEEDFKEAVKDASVAVLREHERAGVDIPWDGEMWRSEMTEHFTSKIGGFRFYGPVRVWGNAYFNKAAAVDKLEYKEPLVLDEFLWVKENTTREIVKVPITGPYTIAEWSFNEYYPDKESFVMDLAKIINRELKTLEDHGALYIQLDEPAMLNHPDEVPLAVDAINRAVKGIKIKVGLHVCYSNYYLLADYFDDIKVTQFALEFANRQFRDMDFLKKLSNKELGFGVVDVHNPRIESVEEIVRAIKKAFEYLEPEWLYINPDCGLKLLDRKIAYQKLVNMVKAVKIVRKELEKEGKTSTEFRTLKDI; this comes from the coding sequence ATGGAACTCCCAATCCTTCCCACAAGTGTTATTGGAAGTTATCCCAAGCCCAGATGGTTACTTAGGATGTATAAGTTAAGAGACCTAGGAAAGATACCAGAAGAGGACTTTAAAGAGGCTGTCAAGGATGCAAGCGTTGCAGTTCTGAGGGAGCATGAGAGAGCTGGAGTCGATATTCCTTGGGATGGAGAGATGTGGAGAAGTGAAATGACTGAGCATTTTACCTCAAAGATTGGAGGCTTCAGATTCTACGGTCCAGTTAGAGTCTGGGGCAATGCATACTTCAACAAAGCTGCAGCCGTTGACAAGCTTGAGTACAAGGAACCACTCGTTTTAGATGAATTCCTATGGGTCAAGGAGAATACGACTAGGGAGATAGTGAAGGTCCCAATAACCGGTCCCTACACAATAGCTGAATGGAGCTTCAATGAGTACTATCCAGACAAGGAGAGCTTCGTAATGGATCTTGCGAAGATAATAAACAGGGAACTCAAGACACTTGAAGATCATGGAGCTCTATACATACAACTTGATGAACCAGCAATGCTGAACCATCCAGATGAGGTACCCTTGGCAGTTGATGCAATCAATAGAGCCGTGAAGGGTATCAAGATAAAGGTCGGGTTGCATGTATGTTACTCGAATTACTATCTCCTTGCTGATTACTTCGATGATATCAAGGTTACACAGTTTGCCTTGGAATTTGCTAACAGGCAGTTCAGAGACATGGACTTCCTCAAAAAGCTCTCAAACAAGGAACTTGGATTTGGTGTTGTCGACGTCCACAACCCGAGAATCGAGAGCGTTGAAGAGATAGTTAGGGCCATAAAGAAGGCATTTGAATACTTAGAACCAGAGTGGCTATACATAAATCCAGATTGTGGACTAAAGCTGTTGGACAGAAAAATAGCGTACCAGAAACTCGTAAACATGGTGAAGGCCGTTAAGATAGTGAGGAAGGAACTTGAGAAGGAAGGAAAGACGAGTACAGAATTTAGAACATTGAAAGATATCTAG
- a CDS encoding energy-coupling factor ABC transporter permease, translating into MHIPDGLLSIKIAGITFIITLGVLAYSLRKLKEYPEERIPLLGLFAAGIFAAQMINFPIIGGVSGHLLGATLVAILLGPYPAVIVMTAVLIVQTFLFGDGGITALGANILNMGIVGAFIGYGIYSKLKPLNEQLAIGIASWCSVVLGAILASLEIGLSNTLPLFKVMTLMLGYHSIIGIGEAILTILIINAVRTKLPVFGGVRSEAGY; encoded by the coding sequence ATGCATATCCCTGATGGGCTACTTAGTATTAAGATAGCAGGAATTACATTTATAATAACACTCGGAGTACTAGCATATTCTTTGAGGAAGCTTAAAGAGTATCCAGAGGAAAGGATACCACTGTTGGGGTTATTTGCAGCAGGGATATTTGCAGCTCAAATGATAAACTTCCCAATAATAGGTGGAGTCAGCGGACATCTACTAGGAGCAACATTAGTGGCAATATTATTAGGCCCCTATCCTGCAGTAATTGTAATGACGGCTGTTTTAATAGTCCAAACGTTTCTCTTTGGAGATGGAGGAATTACCGCACTTGGTGCAAATATTCTAAATATGGGAATAGTAGGAGCATTTATCGGATACGGAATATACTCCAAGTTAAAACCTTTAAATGAGCAATTAGCAATTGGAATTGCCTCATGGTGTTCAGTTGTATTGGGAGCAATACTAGCGTCCCTTGAAATAGGGTTAAGCAATACCCTTCCATTGTTCAAGGTAATGACCCTTATGCTTGGTTACCACTCTATAATAGGTATTGGAGAGGCAATACTCACAATCTTGATAATTAATGCAGTCAGAACAAAACTTCCAGTTTTTGGAGGTGTTAGGAGTGAAGCAGGTTATTAA
- a CDS encoding sodium/proline symporter — protein MEARTQILTVLVLYLGFLISVGIYQGRKARSHKDFSIAGRQLPGWVAALSERATGESAWCLLGLPGFAFAAGLAAIWPAVGCVLGIIVAWAIFAGRLRREAEKYDAVTFVDYIAKRHPEAEKWIRILGSATITFFFFFYVGAQYLGGGKVLNTLFGIDPKIGMLITALIILPYTVMGGLKSVAYTDTVQAIVMIATLVIAPIVGILYIAHHPELYATSITEALTKAGTKYSTILGGLAGSAAIIFVIAEFSWFFGYLGGMPQLSIRFMAIKDEKNAKVARNVGIAWTILAYIGALMIGWIGLAIFGPEGLKDPEQVMPSVMLKLFPPAIAAVFITGAVAAMLSTADSLLILSSTEFSENIVRPYLYKNETDPKKSLMVSRLTTITLGVIALIMAYIVPSHLIYTIVGYTWAGIGDTFSVIVILTLFWKKFHGKAVPPTIIAGLVFTVFWISSGLDAKVSVRLMNFIVTLIVAVISTYVLKPEKA, from the coding sequence ATGGAAGCAAGGACTCAAATATTAACAGTTCTTGTCCTTTATCTGGGTTTTCTTATTAGCGTTGGAATTTATCAAGGTAGAAAAGCAAGAAGTCACAAAGACTTTTCAATAGCAGGTAGACAACTACCTGGATGGGTCGCGGCACTTTCCGAGCGTGCTACTGGAGAGTCAGCGTGGTGTCTATTAGGGTTGCCAGGATTTGCATTCGCAGCCGGTCTAGCAGCTATTTGGCCAGCAGTTGGATGTGTTCTCGGAATAATAGTTGCTTGGGCAATATTTGCAGGGAGGCTTAGGAGAGAGGCTGAGAAATATGACGCCGTTACTTTCGTTGATTATATAGCAAAAAGACATCCGGAAGCTGAGAAATGGATAAGAATCCTAGGTAGTGCAACGATAACATTTTTCTTCTTCTTTTACGTTGGAGCCCAATATTTGGGAGGTGGAAAAGTACTGAATACACTTTTTGGCATTGATCCCAAGATTGGAATGCTGATAACAGCTTTGATAATACTCCCTTACACTGTCATGGGAGGGCTTAAGAGTGTAGCCTACACGGATACAGTTCAAGCAATAGTCATGATAGCAACTTTGGTTATAGCCCCTATAGTTGGAATCCTCTACATAGCTCACCATCCTGAACTGTATGCAACATCCATCACAGAGGCATTGACCAAAGCAGGTACTAAATACTCAACGATCCTTGGAGGATTGGCTGGATCAGCTGCGATAATCTTTGTAATAGCTGAGTTCTCATGGTTCTTCGGTTATCTTGGAGGAATGCCACAGTTAAGCATAAGATTCATGGCAATAAAAGATGAGAAAAATGCAAAAGTCGCTAGAAACGTTGGAATTGCATGGACAATCCTTGCATACATTGGAGCTCTTATGATTGGATGGATTGGGCTGGCGATATTTGGACCAGAGGGTCTAAAGGATCCAGAGCAAGTTATGCCATCTGTAATGCTTAAATTATTCCCACCTGCAATAGCCGCTGTTTTCATAACTGGTGCGGTTGCAGCAATGTTATCTACAGCTGACTCGCTACTAATCTTGTCCTCAACAGAATTTTCGGAGAATATAGTAAGGCCTTATTTATACAAGAATGAGACTGATCCCAAGAAGAGCCTCATGGTTTCGAGATTAACGACAATAACCCTAGGAGTGATAGCCCTTATAATGGCATACATTGTCCCTTCTCACCTAATATATACAATAGTGGGATACACATGGGCGGGTATAGGTGACACGTTTTCAGTTATCGTGATACTTACTCTATTCTGGAAGAAATTCCATGGAAAGGCTGTTCCTCCGACAATTATAGCAGGACTAGTGTTTACTGTATTCTGGATAAGCTCTGGACTTGATGCAAAGGTTTCAGTTAGGCTCATGAACTTTATAGTCACGTTGATAGTTGCAGTAATTTCAACATACGTTTTAAAGCCAGAAAAAGCCTGA